The following are encoded together in the Bos javanicus breed banteng chromosome X, ARS-OSU_banteng_1.0, whole genome shotgun sequence genome:
- the LOC133242846 gene encoding melanoma-associated antigen 10-like, translating into MSELSKPEEDFQDPGEAQGPVNVQLLGAEAGVAASASASSPTVSSLGTGESLPQEALNEMIASLMKFLLLKYRAKELTSQAEMLNKVLRDNQEYFPVVFNQASQCLQLVFGVEVKEVDPREHIYIMVPILGLTCNAMLNSGQSIPKAGLLVLVLNLIMRNGDRAPEEKVWGALSRLGVCVGSVHCIFGEPRALLTHAWVQEGYLEYRQVPYSHPARYEFLWGPRAYAETSKWEVMAFLLRVKQRALRTFPLQSAEAAREEDEVA; encoded by the coding sequence ATGAGTGAACTGAGCAAGCCCGAGGAAGATTTTCAGGACCCTGGCGAGGCCCAGGGCCCGGTGAATGTGCAGCTCTTGGGGGCTGAGGCAGGGGTGGCTGCATCCGCCTCGGCCTCCTCCCCCACAGTGTCCTCCTTAGGCACTGGGGAGTCCTTGCCCCAGGAAGCGCTGAACGAGATGATAGCTAGCCTAATGAAGTTCCTGCTCCTCAAGTATCGAGCCAAGGAGCTGACCTCCCAGGCGGAAATGCTGAATAAGGTCCTCAGGGATAACCAGGAATACTTCCCGGTGGTCTTCAACCAAGCCTCGCAGTGCCTGCAGCTGGTCTTTGGCGTGGAAGTGAAGGAGGTGGACCCCAGGGAGCACATCTACATCATGGTCCCCATCCTGGGCCTCACCTGCAACGCAATGCTGAACAGTGGGCAGAGCATCCCCAAGGCTGGCCTCCTGGTGCTGGTCCTTAACCTGATCATGCGGAATGGAGACCGTGCCCCTGAGGAGAAGGTCTGGGGAGCACTCAGCAGATTGGGTGTGTGTGTCGGGAGTGTGCACTGCATCTTTGGGGAGCCCAGGGCGCTTCTGACCCacgcgtgggtgcaggaggggtACCTGGAGTACCGGCAGGTGCCTTACAGCCACCCTGCTCGCTATGAGTTCCTGTGGGGTCCCCGGGCTTATGCGGAGACCAGCAAGTGGGAAGTCATGGCATTTCTGCTCAGGGTCAAACAAAGGGCTTTGAGGACCTTCCCACTGCAGTCTGCAGAGGCTGCAAGGGAGGAGGATGAGGTGGCCTGA